From the Astatotilapia calliptera chromosome 6, fAstCal1.2, whole genome shotgun sequence genome, one window contains:
- the cd5 gene encoding T-cell surface glycoprotein CD5, producing MDLRALVIISALLLVTNGNTQTPDYTQTENYTVSSISLTSSPVTTATTSKTTNVVNKAPNAVTSSTKCKAEKDAAQLKTYKVMTALLFCILLILFLMRFTRPTVKALQKRFSDRRQNRWIGPTQSHSVSYHRGKTAVKNNDGDKRHSYPALDRLVISDSREPSSNRNSDYNL from the exons ATGGATCTGAGGGCTCTTGTGATCATCTCTGCGCTCTTACTTGTGACTAATG GAAATACCCAAACTCCAGACTATACCCAAACTGAAAACTACACTGTCAGCTCCATTTCCCTGACTAGCAGTCCTGTGACAACTGCCACCACCTCTAAAACTACAAACGTTGTGAATAAAGCGCCCAATGCAGTCACTTCTTCAACCAAATGTAAAG cTGAGAAGGACGCGGCACAGCTGAAGACCTACAAAGTGATGACAGCgttgctcttctgcatattGCTCATCCTTTTCCTGATGCGCTTCACCAGGCCTACTGTAAAAGCCCTGCAGAAGAGAT TTTCAGACAGGAGGCAGAATCGTTGGATAGGACCAACACAGAGTCACAGCG TGTCTTATCATCGAGGGAAAACGGCAGTTAAAAATAATGATGGAGATAAGAGACACTCCTACCCTG CTCTGGATCGTTTGGTAATCTCTGACAGCAGAGAGCCTTCATCCAATAGGAACAGTGACTACAACCTCTGA